Proteins encoded within one genomic window of Polaribacter sp. NJDZ03:
- a CDS encoding cytochrome c3 family protein codes for MKSVELHNRLATLLLKSITFLLIFAFSVSAYSQDIDEARQKEGKKLFKSLCASCHKLDKKLIGPALSGVEERRENDWLHAWIKNNAEFRATGDSDANAIFDEYNGAAMSAFPQLTDQNVDDILYYTTVGELKKVGEVAAGDASANVSSADAPGWLIYVLSGAIIVAFLMIASLLKQVSELKGDSAPGEDSNLKRDLHELWAGIMKNTFLKVLTTIFLVLIGIYVLFGFLFQVGVDEGYQPIQPIAFSHKIHAGDNKIDCQYCHSSAKHSKTSGIPSVNVCMNCHKNISEVADDTVVELEDGVVLGKEELDLEIAKVYTAAGWDADNLEYTGETAPIKWVRVHNLPDFVYYNHSQHVTVAGIDCQKCHGPVEEMDELYQYSPLTMGWCINCHKETKVDLKGNDYYKKIHEDLAKKYNVDQVTISQLGGKECGKCHY; via the coding sequence ATGAAAAGTGTAGAACTGCACAATAGACTAGCCACATTACTTCTTAAAAGTATTACTTTTCTCCTAATTTTTGCATTCAGTGTATCTGCTTATTCACAAGATATTGATGAGGCACGACAAAAAGAAGGGAAAAAATTATTTAAATCGTTATGTGCTTCTTGTCACAAGTTAGATAAGAAATTAATTGGACCAGCTTTAAGTGGTGTTGAGGAGAGAAGAGAGAATGATTGGTTACATGCTTGGATTAAAAATAATGCAGAATTTAGAGCAACTGGAGATTCAGATGCTAATGCAATTTTTGACGAGTACAATGGGGCAGCAATGTCTGCTTTCCCTCAATTAACAGATCAAAATGTAGATGATATTTTATATTATACTACAGTAGGTGAGCTTAAAAAAGTAGGAGAAGTAGCGGCAGGTGATGCTTCTGCAAATGTTTCTTCTGCAGATGCTCCGGGTTGGTTAATATATGTACTTTCTGGTGCTATTATTGTTGCTTTTTTAATGATTGCAAGCTTGTTAAAACAGGTAAGTGAGTTAAAAGGCGATTCTGCTCCTGGAGAAGACTCTAATCTTAAAAGAGATTTACATGAGCTTTGGGCAGGTATAATGAAAAACACATTCTTAAAAGTATTAACTACAATATTTTTAGTATTGATTGGTATTTATGTCCTATTCGGATTCTTATTTCAAGTAGGGGTAGATGAAGGGTATCAGCCAATTCAACCAATTGCGTTTTCACACAAAATACATGCTGGAGATAATAAGATAGATTGTCAATATTGTCACTCATCAGCAAAACATAGTAAAACATCTGGTATACCTTCTGTTAATGTTTGTATGAATTGTCATAAAAATATTTCTGAAGTTGCAGATGATACTGTTGTAGAATTAGAAGATGGAGTTGTTCTTGGAAAAGAAGAGTTAGATCTTGAAATTGCAAAAGTATACACGGCAGCAGGTTGGGATGCAGATAACTTAGAATATACAGGTGAAACGGCTCCGATTAAATGGGTGAGAGTTCATAATTTACCAGATTTCGTTTATTATAATCACTCACAACACGTAACGGTTGCTGGTATCGATTGTCAAAAATGTCACGGACCTGTAGAGGAAATGGATGAACTGTATCAGTACTCTCCATTAACAATGGGTTGGTGTATAAATTGTCATAAAGAAACTAAAGTGGATTTAAAAGGTAATGATTATTACAAGAAAATTCATGAAGATTTGGCAAAGAAATACAATGTAGATCAAGTTACCATTTCACAGTTGGGTGGTAAAGAGTGTGGTAAATGTCACTACTAA
- a CDS encoding TAT-variant-translocated molybdopterin oxidoreductase has product MASDKKYWQSVEELKGSSIVETLSKNEFVEELPTDEFLGDKETLENSSTSRRDFLKYVGFTTAAASLAACQGPVRKAIPYVVKPDDIIAGIADWYATSMADGYDFANVLVKTREGRPIQIMPNKEANGTTSARVQASVLSLYDEKLRLKEPQDKEAFLTWADADAKIGAKLNQLKEANKPVVLLTGTMASPSTDKIIEGFIAANPNVKHVVYDAVSESGAADAFMAMYGKRVLPNYHLENAKTIVSFGADFLGDFHAGLEKKYIAGRKPEKGYMSYHVQIESNMSLTGANADKRVVVKPSDQVFALLNLYNAITGANVPSKATSVDATIKKLASDLKKAGSKGVVLTGLNDKNAQLISLAINKALNSEIIDTKNTLNIRKGNDAEVAQLVSDMKAGKVSGLIAYNVDPVYSLSNASDFSEGLGKLEISVALSTEHNSTTALMDYALPTPHFLESWGDAQFDSVTYGLMQPTIQPLFNTRQVQDTLLKWSGDTTKYYDYLKTYAATNVLGGASWNKALHNGFFKKDLSLEEEGEVFESTVVISDIASKLASSAKKASGFELNLYTKTGLGDGKQANNPWLQEFPDPITRASWDNYLMMSMADARELGFSNPVKDNGAINGDYAKVSVNGVDVVVPVMVQPGQAIGSVGLALGYGKTFGLKDEMKVGINGYPLYINGNNIQYGVTIEKVSGTHKFACTQVQKTIAGRHDILKVASLKEVVSSVDPKHSWNKPAFVSYDHKEVEAKSIDLWGEHNREVGHHFNLSIDLSSCTGCGACVIACHAENNVPVVGKNEVRVGRDMHWLRIDRYYSSEVATREEAKAMGLSGGDLYKAIETEAENPEVTFQPMMCQHCNHAPCETVCPVAATSHGRQGQNQMAYNRCVGTRYCANNCPYRVRRFNWFQYSNNKDFDFNMNNDYGKMVLNPDVVVRSRGVMEKCSMCIQMTQATILQAKKEGRPVNTDEFSTACSSACTTGAMVFGDVNNEKDEVATLAEDKRAYHVLDYLQTKPNVVYQVKVRNTNEA; this is encoded by the coding sequence ATGGCTTCAGACAAAAAATACTGGCAAAGTGTTGAGGAACTTAAAGGTAGTTCTATTGTTGAAACGTTAAGTAAAAACGAATTTGTAGAAGAACTTCCTACAGATGAGTTTTTAGGTGATAAAGAAACTCTAGAAAATTCTTCTACTTCGCGTAGAGACTTTTTAAAATATGTTGGTTTTACTACAGCTGCAGCTTCATTAGCAGCTTGTCAGGGACCCGTTAGAAAGGCTATTCCTTATGTTGTAAAACCAGATGATATCATTGCTGGTATTGCAGATTGGTACGCAACTTCTATGGCAGATGGTTACGATTTTGCAAATGTGTTGGTTAAAACACGCGAAGGTCGTCCTATTCAAATAATGCCTAATAAAGAAGCAAACGGAACTACAAGTGCGAGAGTACAAGCTTCTGTTTTATCTTTATATGATGAAAAATTACGTTTAAAAGAGCCTCAAGATAAAGAAGCTTTTTTAACTTGGGCAGATGCTGATGCGAAAATTGGTGCAAAATTAAACCAATTAAAAGAAGCTAATAAACCTGTTGTTTTATTAACAGGAACTATGGCAAGTCCATCAACAGATAAAATTATTGAAGGCTTTATTGCTGCTAACCCTAATGTAAAACATGTTGTTTATGATGCGGTTTCAGAATCTGGAGCAGCAGATGCTTTTATGGCAATGTACGGTAAACGTGTGTTACCAAATTATCATTTAGAAAATGCAAAAACAATTGTTTCTTTTGGTGCAGATTTTCTTGGAGATTTTCACGCAGGTTTAGAGAAGAAATATATTGCTGGTAGAAAACCAGAAAAAGGATATATGTCTTACCATGTACAGATAGAAAGTAATATGTCTTTAACCGGTGCTAATGCTGATAAAAGAGTGGTTGTAAAACCATCTGATCAGGTTTTTGCATTGTTAAATTTATACAACGCTATTACAGGAGCTAATGTTCCTTCTAAAGCAACTTCTGTAGATGCAACAATTAAAAAATTAGCTTCAGATTTAAAGAAAGCTGGTTCTAAAGGTGTTGTCTTAACAGGGTTAAATGATAAAAATGCACAATTAATTTCATTAGCGATTAATAAAGCATTAAATAGTGAAATTATTGATACAAAAAATACGCTAAACATCCGTAAAGGAAATGATGCTGAAGTTGCTCAATTAGTTTCAGATATGAAAGCTGGTAAAGTATCAGGATTAATTGCATACAATGTAGATCCTGTGTATTCATTATCAAATGCATCAGATTTTTCTGAAGGATTAGGTAAACTAGAAATTTCAGTAGCATTGTCTACAGAACATAACAGCACTACTGCTTTAATGGATTATGCATTACCAACTCCACACTTTTTGGAGTCTTGGGGAGATGCGCAGTTCGATTCTGTGACGTATGGTTTAATGCAACCAACAATTCAACCATTATTTAATACACGTCAGGTTCAAGACACGTTATTAAAATGGTCTGGAGATACTACAAAATATTACGATTATTTAAAAACATACGCAGCTACCAATGTTTTAGGTGGTGCTTCATGGAACAAAGCTTTACATAATGGTTTTTTCAAAAAAGACCTTTCTTTAGAAGAAGAGGGAGAAGTTTTTGAATCTACTGTTGTAATTTCTGATATTGCATCAAAATTAGCAAGTTCAGCGAAGAAAGCTTCTGGTTTTGAATTAAACTTATATACTAAAACAGGTTTAGGAGACGGTAAACAAGCAAACAATCCTTGGTTACAAGAATTTCCAGACCCTATTACAAGAGCTTCTTGGGATAATTACTTAATGATGTCTATGGCAGATGCCAGAGAATTAGGTTTTTCTAATCCTGTAAAAGATAACGGTGCTATTAATGGTGATTATGCCAAAGTATCTGTTAATGGTGTTGATGTTGTTGTTCCAGTAATGGTACAACCGGGTCAGGCTATTGGTTCTGTCGGTTTAGCATTAGGTTACGGTAAAACTTTTGGTTTAAAAGACGAAATGAAAGTTGGTATTAATGGATATCCATTATACATTAACGGAAACAATATTCAGTACGGAGTTACAATAGAAAAAGTATCTGGTACCCATAAATTTGCTTGTACACAAGTACAAAAAACAATTGCAGGTCGTCATGATATTTTAAAAGTAGCTTCTTTAAAAGAGGTAGTAAGTAGTGTAGATCCAAAACATTCTTGGAACAAGCCTGCTTTTGTATCTTATGACCATAAAGAAGTTGAAGCAAAATCTATAGATTTATGGGGAGAGCACAACAGAGAAGTTGGTCATCACTTTAACTTATCAATAGATTTATCATCTTGTACAGGTTGTGGTGCGTGTGTTATTGCATGTCATGCAGAAAACAATGTACCAGTTGTAGGTAAAAATGAGGTTAGAGTTGGTAGAGATATGCACTGGTTGCGTATCGATAGATATTACTCTTCTGAAGTTGCAACAAGAGAAGAAGCGAAAGCAATGGGCTTAAGCGGTGGAGACTTGTATAAAGCTATAGAAACTGAAGCAGAAAACCCAGAGGTTACTTTTCAACCAATGATGTGTCAGCACTGTAACCATGCTCCTTGTGAGACTGTGTGTCCAGTTGCAGCAACATCACATGGTCGCCAAGGTCAAAACCAAATGGCATATAATAGATGTGTAGGTACAAGATATTGTGCAAACAACTGTCCTTATAGAGTGCGTCGTTTTAACTGGTTTCAGTATTCTAACAACAAAGATTTTGACTTCAACATGAATAATGACTACGGTAAAATGGTTTTAAACCCAGATGTTGTAGTTCGTTCTAGAGGAGTTATGGAAAAATGTTCTATGTGTATTCAAATGACACAAGCAACAATTTTACAAGCTAAAAAAGAAGGAAGACCTGTTAACACAGATGAGTTTTCAACAGCTTGTTCATCAGCTTGTACAACAGGAGCTATGGTTTTTGGAGATGTTAATAACGAAAAAGACGAAGTAGCTACATTAGCAGAAGACAAGAGAGCTTATCACGTATTAGATTACTTGCAGACGAAGCCGAATGTAGTATATCAAGTGAAAGTTAGAAATACAAACGAAGCGTAA
- the nrfD gene encoding NrfD/PsrC family molybdoenzyme membrane anchor subunit yields MSHYEAPIREPLVLGDKSYHDITEDIAKPIEGVANKNWYIAFYISLAATLWGFGCIFYTIGTGIGVWGLNKNIGWAWDITNFVWWVGIGHAGTLISAVLLLFRQKWRMAINRSAEAMTIFAVFQAGLFPLIHMGRPWNGYWVLPMPNQFGSLWVNFNSPLLWDVFAISTYLSVSLVFWWTGLLPDFAMIRDRAVKPFQKKIYALLSFGWSGRAKDWQRFEEVSLVLAGLATPLVLSVHTIVSMDFATSINPGWHSTIFPPYFVAGAIFSGFAMVQTLLGIMRKVTNLEDYITRMHIEYMNMVIILTGGIVAVAYATEFFIAWYTGSPYENYTYLSVGAATGPYAWAFWSLIGFNIVTPQLLWFKKIRRSFIMTFIISIAINIGMWFERFDIIAIVLSKGHLPSTWWRFEPTFVDVGIFVGTIGFFFVLFLLYARTFPVIAQAEVKTILKSSGEFYKKRREQGIPTKPAINVANVAGTTDKSNKE; encoded by the coding sequence ATGTCTCATTACGAAGCACCCATAAGGGAACCTTTAGTACTAGGTGATAAAAGTTATCACGATATTACAGAAGACATTGCAAAACCTATTGAAGGGGTTGCAAATAAAAATTGGTATATAGCATTTTACATTTCTTTGGCTGCAACGCTTTGGGGATTTGGATGTATTTTTTATACCATAGGTACTGGTATTGGAGTTTGGGGATTGAACAAGAACATTGGTTGGGCTTGGGATATTACAAACTTTGTATGGTGGGTTGGTATTGGTCACGCAGGAACGTTAATTTCTGCAGTACTTTTATTATTCCGTCAAAAATGGAGAATGGCAATTAACCGTTCTGCAGAAGCAATGACAATTTTTGCCGTTTTTCAAGCAGGGTTGTTTCCATTGATTCACATGGGTAGACCATGGAACGGATACTGGGTATTGCCAATGCCAAATCAATTTGGTTCATTATGGGTAAACTTTAACTCACCATTATTATGGGATGTTTTTGCAATATCAACGTATTTATCTGTGTCATTGGTTTTCTGGTGGACAGGTTTATTACCAGATTTTGCAATGATTAGAGATAGAGCTGTGAAGCCTTTCCAAAAGAAAATATATGCTTTATTATCATTTGGTTGGTCTGGTAGAGCAAAAGACTGGCAACGTTTTGAAGAAGTATCTTTGGTACTTGCAGGTTTAGCAACACCATTAGTACTTTCTGTACATACAATTGTATCTATGGATTTTGCTACTTCTATTAACCCAGGTTGGCACTCAACAATTTTCCCTCCTTATTTCGTGGCAGGAGCAATCTTTTCTGGATTTGCAATGGTACAAACGTTATTAGGAATCATGAGAAAGGTTACTAACTTAGAAGATTACATTACCCGTATGCATATTGAATATATGAATATGGTAATTATCTTAACAGGTGGTATTGTAGCTGTAGCATACGCAACAGAATTCTTTATTGCATGGTATACAGGTTCACCTTATGAAAACTATACATACTTATCTGTAGGTGCTGCAACAGGACCTTATGCTTGGGCATTTTGGTCATTAATAGGATTCAATATTGTTACACCTCAATTATTGTGGTTTAAGAAAATTAGAAGAAGTTTTATTATGACTTTCATCATATCTATTGCTATTAATATTGGTATGTGGTTTGAGCGTTTCGATATTATTGCAATTGTATTAAGTAAAGGACATTTACCATCTACATGGTGGCGTTTTGAACCTACGTTTGTAGATGTTGGAATCTTTGTAGGTACTATTGGGTTTTTCTTTGTATTATTCTTATTATATGCAAGAACCTTCCCTGTAATTGCACAAGCAGAGGTAAAAACAATTTTAAAATCTTCTGGAGAATTTTACAAGAAGAGAAGAGAACAAGGTATACCAACTAAGCCAGCTATTAATGTAGCTAACGTAGCAGGTACAACTGATAAATCTAATAAAGAATAA
- a CDS encoding DUF3341 domain-containing protein yields MESAKVIHAFYNDDEVLMDAVKAVKAEHLHIEEVFCPFPVHGLDKAMGLAPTRLAITAFLYGITGLSFAIWMTNYMMIQDWPQDIGGKPNFSWWTNMPAFVPIMFELTVFFAAHLMVITFYMRSRLWPFKDAENPDPRTTDDHFLMEIPVNNNEAKIIALLTNTGAVEINVVDKH; encoded by the coding sequence ATGGAATCAGCAAAAGTTATTCACGCATTTTATAATGATGACGAAGTTCTAATGGATGCAGTGAAAGCTGTAAAAGCAGAACATCTTCATATAGAGGAAGTATTTTGTCCTTTTCCAGTACATGGATTAGACAAAGCCATGGGATTAGCACCAACAAGATTAGCAATAACTGCATTTCTTTACGGAATTACAGGATTATCATTTGCTATTTGGATGACTAATTACATGATGATTCAAGATTGGCCACAAGATATTGGTGGTAAGCCAAATTTTTCTTGGTGGACAAACATGCCAGCATTTGTGCCAATTATGTTTGAATTAACAGTGTTTTTTGCAGCCCATTTAATGGTAATTACTTTTTACATGAGAAGTAGATTATGGCCATTTAAAGATGCAGAAAATCCAGACCCAAGAACTACGGATGATCATTTTTTAATGGAAATACCTGTAAACAATAATGAAGCTAAAATTATTGCTTTATTAACCAATACAGGAGCTGTAGAAATTAATGTAGTAGACAAGCACTAA
- a CDS encoding cytochrome c, giving the protein MKNFKLIIALFTLTSIISCNDKRTPQLQFMPDMYVSVPYDVNGANGLNGEPVNIKPVAGTIARGGHAAYDIPNTNEGYELAKLRVTNPLETTEESLANGKAMYEIYCASCHGKAGDGNGVLSQRDKFSGIPNYKDRDINTGSIYHVIMHGKNLMGSHASQTTYTERWQIVQYVEKLRSEL; this is encoded by the coding sequence ATGAAGAATTTTAAATTAATTATCGCTTTATTTACGCTTACAAGTATTATTTCTTGTAATGATAAACGTACGCCTCAATTACAATTTATGCCAGATATGTATGTATCTGTGCCCTATGATGTAAATGGAGCTAATGGTCTTAATGGAGAACCAGTAAACATTAAACCTGTTGCAGGTACAATTGCAAGAGGTGGGCATGCAGCTTATGATATCCCTAACACAAATGAAGGATATGAATTAGCTAAACTTAGAGTAACTAACCCGTTAGAAACTACAGAAGAAAGTTTAGCAAACGGTAAAGCTATGTATGAGATATACTGTGCAAGTTGCCATGGTAAAGCTGGTGATGGAAATGGAGTTTTATCTCAAAGAGATAAGTTTTCAGGTATTCCTAACTATAAAGATAGAGACATTAACACAGGTAGTATTTATCATGTAATTATGCACGGTAAAAACTTAATGGGTTCACATGCATCTCAAACAACGTATACAGAGCGTTGGCAGATAGTACAATACGTAGAAAAATTACGTTCAGAATTATAA
- a CDS encoding quinol:cytochrome C oxidoreductase — MYQFSGKLKTFSLALILIGLVGIGYGFYSAPKTVEEAKEIIAQQAAHGESHATSHEEVSADGHKSEAHGESHASVDGSHDDAHAEHVLHQLKNKPWSAVYVALFFFLGITLLVLTFYAIQRVAQAGWSILLFRVMEAITANLVPTSIVMVLIVLSAVMHWNHMFPWMAEGVFDPTSPNYDPIVDGKSWWINLPGWAIRSIIYLAIWNAYRWFIRRNSIKEDTANDGYKTYKLSFNVSIGFIFLFMITETLMSWDWIMGLDPHWFSTLFGWYVLSSLLVSALTVIALVTIYLRSKGALPAVNDSHIHDLAKYMFGFSIFWTYLWFSQFMLIWYADIPEETTYFAMRFNEYNFPFLAMVVMNFAFPVLLLLNSDFKSVPWFIVIGGVAILIGHYIDIFVMVMPGTVGAQWSFGIPEIGAILFFLGVFIYATFSSFAKAIAIPTGNPFLEESKHYHYYNIEHRGEGSGDHH, encoded by the coding sequence ATGTATCAATTCTCAGGTAAATTAAAAACATTCTCATTAGCACTAATACTTATTGGTTTAGTGGGAATTGGTTATGGTTTTTACTCAGCTCCTAAAACAGTTGAAGAAGCTAAAGAAATTATTGCACAACAGGCAGCACATGGCGAAAGTCATGCTACTTCTCATGAAGAAGTAAGTGCTGATGGGCATAAAAGTGAAGCACATGGTGAAAGCCATGCTTCAGTAGATGGATCTCATGATGACGCGCATGCTGAACATGTTTTGCATCAATTAAAAAATAAACCTTGGTCTGCGGTATATGTAGCATTGTTTTTCTTTTTAGGAATTACTTTATTAGTATTAACTTTTTATGCAATTCAAAGAGTTGCACAAGCTGGTTGGTCTATTCTTCTATTTAGAGTAATGGAAGCTATTACGGCTAATTTAGTACCAACATCAATAGTAATGGTGCTTATAGTACTTTCTGCTGTAATGCATTGGAACCACATGTTCCCTTGGATGGCAGAAGGAGTATTTGATCCTACAAGTCCTAACTACGATCCTATTGTAGATGGTAAATCTTGGTGGATAAATTTACCTGGTTGGGCTATAAGAAGTATTATTTATTTAGCAATTTGGAATGCCTATAGATGGTTTATCCGTAGAAATTCTATAAAAGAGGATACTGCAAATGATGGTTATAAAACATACAAATTAAGCTTTAATGTTTCTATTGGTTTTATTTTCTTATTTATGATTACCGAAACATTAATGTCTTGGGATTGGATTATGGGGTTAGATCCTCACTGGTTTTCTACTTTATTTGGATGGTATGTATTATCTAGTTTATTAGTAAGTGCGTTAACTGTAATAGCTCTTGTAACTATTTACTTACGTTCTAAGGGTGCTTTACCAGCAGTAAATGATAGTCACATTCATGATTTAGCTAAATATATGTTTGGTTTTTCTATCTTTTGGACGTACCTATGGTTTTCTCAATTTATGTTAATCTGGTACGCAGATATCCCAGAGGAGACTACTTACTTTGCTATGAGATTTAATGAATATAACTTTCCTTTCTTAGCAATGGTAGTAATGAACTTTGCTTTTCCTGTATTGTTATTATTAAATAGTGACTTTAAAAGTGTTCCTTGGTTTATCGTTATAGGTGGTGTCGCAATCCTTATTGGACATTATATTGATATTTTTGTAATGGTTATGCCTGGTACTGTTGGTGCACAATGGTCATTCGGTATCCCTGAAATTGGTGCTATATTGTTCTTCTTAGGAGTCTT